In Drosophila santomea strain STO CAGO 1482 chromosome 3L, Prin_Dsan_1.1, whole genome shotgun sequence, a single window of DNA contains:
- the LOC120448537 gene encoding mitochondrial dicarboxylate carrier isoform X2: protein MPVYDDHILDDCTDVPEGLVPRWWFGGFASICVAFAVAPIDIVKTHMQIQQKKRSIFGTIKRIYQLKRLWGFYDGFSAAILRQMTSTNIHFIVYETGKKMEYVDRDSYLGKIILGCVAGACGSACGIPTDLINVRMQTDMKEPPSKRRNYKHVIDGLIRIPKEEGWRALYKGGSVAALKSSLSTCSQIALYDIIKTEVRKNTSANDGVPLHFLTSFVTSIISSSITHPLDVVRTIMMNSRPGEFRTVFQAAVHMMRFGIMGPYRGFVPTIVRKAPATTLLFVLYEQLRLHFGICSLGGEK from the exons ATGCCGGTTTATGATGACCACATCCTTGACGACTGCACTGATGTGCCCGAAGGACTTGTGCCGCGCTGGTGGTTCGGTGGCTTCGCCTCGATTTGCGTTGCCTTCGCGGTGGCGCCGATTGACATCGTGAAGACGCACATGCAGATTCAACAGAAGAAACGTTCCATTTTTGGCACAATCAAAAGGATATACCAATTAAAAA GACTGTGGGGCTTCTACGATGGCTTCTCGGCTGCCATCCTGAGACAAATGACCAGCACGAACATCCATTTCATAGTGTATGAAACTGGCAAGAAAATGGAGTACGTCGATAGGGATTCATATCTAGGAAAGATTATTTTGGGCTGTGTGGCTGGTGCTTGTGGTTCTGCCTGTGGCATACCAACGGATCTGATCAACGTGCGAATGCAAACCGACATGAAGGAGCCGCCGTCAAAGCGACGCAA CTATAAGCATGTCATAGATGGCCTCATTCGCATTCCCAAGGAGGAGGGCTGGAGGGCACTTTACAAGGGAGGATCGGTAGCGGCCTTGAAATCATCTCTAAGCACCTGCAGCCAGATAGCTCTGTACGATATT ATCAAAACGGAAGTGCGGAAGAATACCTCTGCGAATGACGGCGTGCCCCTCCACTTCCTCACGTCGTTTGTCACATCGATCATCTCGTCCTCGATCACTCATCCTCTGGACGTGGTGAGGACCATTATGATGAACTCCAGACCCGGCGAATTTCGCACTGTCTTCCAAGCGGCCGTTCACATGATGCGATTCGGCATCATGGGACCCTACCGGGGATTTGTGCCAACTATAGTGCGAAAAGCACCAGCCACCACTTTGCTATTTGTTTTGTACGAGCAACTGAGGCTCCACTTCGGAATTTGCTCCCTGGGAGGGGAAAAGTAG
- the LOC120450045 gene encoding probable E3 ubiquitin-protein ligase makorin-1, with amino-acid sequence MSTVASSDHQVDKDTEELPSTSTWSQQRNWANAAEFVPSHKRATAREQDDVETTPAAVGCSASAQRPAGVSWADVVRGSSSPGSHVQPSWSCSIARSQDKRCGICFETIMEKEGGDRRFAILPSCNHVFCFECICRWRRARQFDYEVRKACPECRAWSDFVCPSAFWVEAKEEKDQLLNDHRAALRAKDCKYFERGVGRCPFGNQCFYKHALPNGEHVDVGLPIPTPPWQRIRPGFFSFLRMHFLGIPLPDYDFSSSEYSDYSDYFDDD; translated from the coding sequence ATGAGTACAGTCGCCAGCAGCGATCACCAGGTGGACAAGGACACCGAGGAGCTGCCCAGCACGAGCACCTGGAGTCAGCAGAGGAACTGGGCCAACGCCGCGGAGTTCGTTCCCAGCCACAAACGTGCTACGGCTCGCGAGCAGGACGATGTGGAGACCACGCCGGCTGCAGTTGGCTGCAGTGCATCCGCCCAGCGGCCGGCAGGTGTCTCCTGGGCTGACGTAGTGAGAGGTTCTTCATCTCCGGGCAGTCACGTGCAGCCGTCGTGGAGCTGCTCCATCGCCAGGTCGCAGGACAAGAGGTGCGGCATTTGCTTCGAGACGATCATGGAGAAGGAGGGAGGCGATAGGCGTTTCGCCATCCTGCCCAGCTGCAACCACGTATTCTGCTTCGAGTGCATTTGCAGGTGGCGCAGGGCAAGGCAGTTCGACTACGAAGTACGGAAAGCTTGTCCCGAATGCCGCGCGTGGTCGGACTTTGTGTGTCCCAGTGCCTTTTGGGTGGAGGCCAAGGAGGAGAAGGACCAGCTGCTCAATGATCACCGCGCCGCTTTGCGTGCAAAGGACTGCAAGTACTTCGAAAGAGGAGTAGGCCGATGCCCCTTTGGCAACCAGTGCTTCTATAAGCACGCTCTGCCCAACGGAGAACACGTCGATGTGGGATTGCCGATACCTACTCCTCCATGGCAAAGGATTCGACCTGgatttttctcttttctcaGAATGCATTTTTTGGGCATTCCTCTCCCGGATTATGATTTCAGTAGCTCCGAGTACTCCGACTACTCGGATTATTTTGACGATGACTAA
- the LOC120448537 gene encoding mitochondrial dicarboxylate carrier isoform X1 translates to MPVYDDHILDDCTDVPEGLVPRWWFGGFASICVAFAVAPIDIVKTHMQIQQKKRSIFGTIKRIYQLKIMPILGLWGFYDGFSAAILRQMTSTNIHFIVYETGKKMEYVDRDSYLGKIILGCVAGACGSACGIPTDLINVRMQTDMKEPPSKRRNYKHVIDGLIRIPKEEGWRALYKGGSVAALKSSLSTCSQIALYDIIKTEVRKNTSANDGVPLHFLTSFVTSIISSSITHPLDVVRTIMMNSRPGEFRTVFQAAVHMMRFGIMGPYRGFVPTIVRKAPATTLLFVLYEQLRLHFGICSLGGEK, encoded by the exons ATGCCGGTTTATGATGACCACATCCTTGACGACTGCACTGATGTGCCCGAAGGACTTGTGCCGCGCTGGTGGTTCGGTGGCTTCGCCTCGATTTGCGTTGCCTTCGCGGTGGCGCCGATTGACATCGTGAAGACGCACATGCAGATTCAACAGAAGAAACGTTCCATTTTTGGCACAATCAAAAGGATATACCAATTAAAAA TAATGCCGATTTTAGGACTGTGGGGCTTCTACGATGGCTTCTCGGCTGCCATCCTGAGACAAATGACCAGCACGAACATCCATTTCATAGTGTATGAAACTGGCAAGAAAATGGAGTACGTCGATAGGGATTCATATCTAGGAAAGATTATTTTGGGCTGTGTGGCTGGTGCTTGTGGTTCTGCCTGTGGCATACCAACGGATCTGATCAACGTGCGAATGCAAACCGACATGAAGGAGCCGCCGTCAAAGCGACGCAA CTATAAGCATGTCATAGATGGCCTCATTCGCATTCCCAAGGAGGAGGGCTGGAGGGCACTTTACAAGGGAGGATCGGTAGCGGCCTTGAAATCATCTCTAAGCACCTGCAGCCAGATAGCTCTGTACGATATT ATCAAAACGGAAGTGCGGAAGAATACCTCTGCGAATGACGGCGTGCCCCTCCACTTCCTCACGTCGTTTGTCACATCGATCATCTCGTCCTCGATCACTCATCCTCTGGACGTGGTGAGGACCATTATGATGAACTCCAGACCCGGCGAATTTCGCACTGTCTTCCAAGCGGCCGTTCACATGATGCGATTCGGCATCATGGGACCCTACCGGGGATTTGTGCCAACTATAGTGCGAAAAGCACCAGCCACCACTTTGCTATTTGTTTTGTACGAGCAACTGAGGCTCCACTTCGGAATTTGCTCCCTGGGAGGGGAAAAGTAG